One window from the genome of Castellaniella sp. MT123 encodes:
- a CDS encoding patatin-like phospholipase family protein has protein sequence MNESTKMRKRRDETSLITLALQGGGTHGAFTWGVLERILEDERLVIEAISGTSAGAMNAAVLADGFEKGGATGAKQALENFWRTMSRYGAFSPYFAGPMSPFAGWFDWLTHMLSPYQLNPFDINPLRDVLANTIDFDCVRRCQQIKLYISATNVRTNRLRIFTSEEFSVEALLASACLPYIQQAIEIDGEHYWDGGFMGNPVLEPLVGQCRSCDIVIVQVNPICRDAVPRTVEDITNRVNEISFNSSLLRELRAIAWGNALVEAGVMEIKDARYRCIRFHRIAAEDVMSGLGVRSKFDTSWPFLLRLRELGRERADRWLAEHFKDLGNRSTVDPEDW, from the coding sequence ATGAATGAATCCACAAAGATGCGCAAACGCCGTGATGAAACTAGCCTGATTACACTGGCACTCCAGGGTGGAGGCACCCATGGCGCTTTCACCTGGGGCGTGCTGGAACGGATACTGGAGGATGAGCGCTTGGTCATCGAGGCCATCAGCGGCACGAGCGCTGGCGCCATGAACGCCGCGGTGCTGGCGGATGGGTTCGAAAAAGGCGGCGCCACAGGAGCGAAACAGGCGCTGGAAAACTTCTGGCGGACGATGAGCCGGTACGGCGCCTTCAGTCCCTATTTCGCGGGACCGATGAGCCCATTTGCCGGTTGGTTCGACTGGCTCACGCATATGCTGTCGCCTTACCAACTCAACCCGTTCGACATCAATCCGCTACGGGATGTTCTCGCAAACACAATCGACTTCGACTGCGTGCGACGGTGTCAACAAATCAAACTCTACATTTCGGCCACGAACGTTAGGACCAACCGTCTGCGCATATTCACGAGCGAGGAGTTCTCGGTGGAGGCGCTTCTCGCTTCCGCCTGCCTGCCCTACATTCAGCAGGCGATCGAGATCGACGGCGAGCACTACTGGGACGGCGGTTTCATGGGCAATCCGGTGCTCGAACCACTGGTGGGGCAATGCCGCAGTTGCGATATCGTGATCGTCCAGGTGAATCCCATCTGCCGCGATGCCGTGCCCCGCACGGTGGAGGACATCACCAACCGGGTCAACGAGATCAGTTTCAATTCCAGCTTGCTGCGGGAGCTCCGCGCCATCGCCTGGGGCAACGCCCTGGTGGAAGCTGGGGTGATGGAGATCAAGGATGCGCGTTACCGCTGCATCCGATTTCATCGCATCGCCGCCGAAGACGTCATGAGCGGCCTGGGGGTGCGCAGCAAGTTCGACACCAGTTGGCCATTCCTGCTCCGACTCAGGGAACTGGGGCGGGAGCGGGCCGACCGGTGGCTCGCGGAACACTTCAAGGATCTCGGCAACCGGTCGACCGTCGATCCGGAAGACTGGTGA
- a CDS encoding cation-translocating P-type ATPase — MTVTTTAESAPRFWSEEPSSLPGRRRIRARIGGLHCSLCTGTIEKALGKRPGVDKVAVSLTHEQALIEYDPSVARAEDLLQTLKDIGYTVSDPRKLRSYDEEERTLVRERGRFVIALAASIASMGLVGYPVDSAWFLLCVFSLVSLVAFAFVVLRGYGLKRAIAGTTLLAVFGAGIYYFKLRGTFGATVSWLTGGLALVLVFGVGQHIVRMAAMALRRGILNQHVLVEFGAFAGLAGGSIGLALHLPGYPTEAFFAVTVMVLTYHIFSEWLSLIVKTRSSQAVKKLLDLEPDVAYLVKDGQEQEVPLEQVRVGDMVRIRPGGRVPVDGQVESGESDVDESLVTGEPLPVEKRAGDRVVSGALNGHGTLLVRVTVVGEESFLRQVVRSVEDARALKPGLLHLVDRVLRVYTPLVLLTATGATLFWLLGPLLIGSSPDLQRAVFAGLSVLVMGYPCAVGISAPLSIVRGAGEAAERGVLMRTGEAFQALRRVNRVVFDKTGTLTEGRPALRTIVAVACPEQELLALAAAVEAFSEHPLARAVVEEAFKRGIALSEVQGFEAVAGHGVRARLGETRLMVGSPVFLAAEAVDLSAQDGRITELEGRGLTVIGVAREGMLLGLLALGDALRPDAADTVRRLHALGIRTSLITGDNEQAARHFAHAAGIEEVHARVLPAGKAVLIRKMQEGSRVAMVGDGINDAPALMQADVGIAFGSGADIAIESADVIILNQRLGAVLEAYAVSRNSYRKIVQNVSLAFLFNGIGIPAAATGLIYPIWGMVAMAASVTAIFINSLWGRGDYFFEAIRAVGHAPPMPSSATAS, encoded by the coding sequence ATGACTGTCACAACGACCGCTGAATCTGCTCCACGTTTTTGGAGCGAGGAGCCGTCCAGCCTGCCCGGCCGGCGGCGCATCCGCGCGCGCATCGGGGGATTGCACTGCTCGCTGTGCACCGGCACGATCGAAAAGGCGCTGGGCAAGCGACCTGGCGTCGACAAGGTCGCGGTCAGCTTAACCCACGAACAGGCGCTGATTGAGTACGACCCGAGCGTGGCACGCGCCGAGGACTTGCTCCAGACGCTGAAGGACATCGGCTACACGGTCTCCGATCCGCGCAAGCTGCGTTCATATGATGAGGAAGAGCGCACGTTGGTGCGCGAGCGCGGGCGCTTCGTGATCGCCCTGGCGGCCAGCATTGCCTCAATGGGCTTGGTCGGCTACCCGGTCGACAGCGCGTGGTTCCTGCTGTGCGTGTTTTCCCTCGTCAGCTTGGTGGCCTTTGCCTTCGTCGTGTTGCGCGGCTATGGGCTGAAACGGGCGATAGCCGGCACGACTCTGCTCGCCGTGTTCGGCGCTGGCATCTACTATTTCAAGCTGCGTGGCACGTTCGGCGCGACGGTCTCGTGGCTCACCGGCGGGCTCGCACTGGTGCTCGTTTTCGGGGTCGGCCAGCACATAGTTCGGATGGCCGCCATGGCGCTGCGGCGCGGCATCCTGAACCAGCATGTGCTGGTTGAGTTCGGCGCATTCGCGGGGCTGGCCGGAGGGTCGATCGGCTTGGCACTGCACCTGCCGGGCTATCCAACGGAGGCGTTTTTCGCGGTAACTGTGATGGTGCTTACCTATCACATCTTTTCCGAATGGCTGTCGCTAATAGTCAAAACGCGCAGTTCGCAGGCGGTCAAGAAGCTTCTGGACCTTGAACCTGACGTTGCGTATCTTGTCAAGGACGGTCAAGAACAAGAAGTGCCGCTCGAACAGGTGCGCGTCGGTGACATGGTGCGCATCCGCCCGGGCGGGCGAGTACCGGTCGACGGGCAGGTCGAGTCGGGCGAATCGGACGTGGATGAATCGCTTGTGACCGGCGAGCCGCTACCCGTCGAGAAGCGCGCTGGAGACCGGGTGGTGAGTGGCGCCTTGAACGGCCACGGCACGCTCCTCGTGCGCGTCACTGTGGTGGGTGAAGAAAGTTTTCTCAGGCAAGTGGTACGCAGCGTGGAGGACGCCCGCGCCCTCAAACCTGGCCTGCTGCACTTGGTGGACCGCGTGCTGCGCGTCTATACCCCGCTTGTGCTGCTTACCGCGACCGGCGCGACCCTCTTTTGGCTCCTTGGGCCACTTCTCATCGGGTCCTCCCCCGATCTGCAGCGGGCGGTGTTTGCCGGCCTGAGCGTGCTCGTCATGGGCTATCCCTGCGCAGTGGGGATCTCGGCACCGCTGTCCATCGTCCGAGGCGCGGGCGAAGCGGCCGAGCGCGGCGTGCTGATGCGCACCGGCGAGGCCTTTCAAGCCTTGCGGCGCGTGAACCGCGTGGTGTTCGACAAGACCGGCACACTGACTGAGGGCCGCCCCGCCTTGCGGACGATCGTCGCCGTGGCTTGCCCGGAACAGGAACTGCTCGCGCTCGCGGCAGCCGTAGAGGCATTTTCTGAACACCCGCTCGCGCGGGCGGTGGTGGAAGAGGCGTTTAAGCGCGGTATCGCACTGTCCGAGGTGCAGGGGTTCGAGGCCGTCGCCGGTCACGGCGTCCGGGCCCGCCTGGGCGAGACGAGGCTGATGGTCGGCAGCCCGGTGTTTCTCGCGGCCGAAGCCGTGGATCTCTCGGCTCAGGACGGACGCATCACCGAACTCGAAGGGCGCGGACTGACGGTCATTGGAGTGGCGCGGGAAGGTATGCTGCTCGGTCTGCTGGCACTTGGCGACGCGCTGCGGCCCGACGCAGCGGATACCGTGCGCCGCCTGCACGCACTCGGCATCCGCACGAGCCTGATCACCGGCGATAACGAGCAGGCGGCCCGCCATTTCGCCCATGCCGCCGGCATCGAAGAGGTCCATGCGCGCGTTCTGCCGGCCGGAAAAGCCGTCTTGATCAGGAAGATGCAGGAAGGCTCACGCGTGGCGATGGTCGGCGACGGGATCAACGATGCGCCGGCTCTGATGCAAGCTGACGTCGGCATCGCCTTCGGCAGTGGTGCGGACATCGCGATCGAATCAGCCGACGTGATCATCCTGAACCAGCGGCTCGGTGCCGTACTCGAGGCCTATGCGGTCAGCCGCAACAGCTACCGGAAGATTGTGCAGAACGTCTCGCTTGCCTTCCTGTTCAATGGCATCGGGATTCCGGCGGCTGCCACGGGCTTGATTTATCCGATATGGGGCATGGTTGCCATGGCCGCAAGCGTGACGGCAATTTTCATCAACTCCCTGTGGGGCCGTGGCGACTATTTCTTCGAAGCGATCCGGGCGGTCGGGCACGCGCCTCCGATGCCATCCAGCGCGACCGCATCGTGA
- the merR gene encoding Hg(II)-responsive transcriptional regulator, which produces MQTIFENLTIGVFAKAAGVNVETIRFYQRKGLLPQPDKPYGSIRRYGEADVTRVRFVKSAQRLGFSLDEIAELLRLDDGTHCDEASHLAEHKLQDVREKMADLVRMETVLSELVCACHARNGNVSCPLIASLQENRTVLTTP; this is translated from the coding sequence ATGCAAACTATTTTTGAGAATCTGACCATTGGCGTCTTCGCCAAGGCGGCCGGGGTCAATGTGGAGACCATCCGGTTCTATCAGCGCAAGGGCTTGTTGCCTCAGCCGGACAAGCCCTATGGCAGCATTCGCCGGTATGGCGAGGCAGATGTGACGCGGGTGCGGTTTGTGAAATCAGCCCAGCGGCTGGGCTTTAGCCTGGATGAAATCGCTGAACTACTCAGATTGGACGATGGCACTCATTGCGATGAAGCCAGCCACCTGGCCGAGCACAAGCTCCAGGATGTGCGCGAAAAGATGGCCGACCTGGTGCGTATGGAAACCGTGCTGTCCGAGCTTGTGTGCGCCTGCCATGCACGGAACGGGAACGTTTCCTGCCCGCTGATTGCATCGCTCCAAGAGAACCGGACAGTGCTAACTACGCCTTAG
- a CDS encoding DUF302 domain-containing protein, which yields MKRTSFRSALILVAAISSLTLSGLSFAADADRVDKVSNKDFVATAKTIEATLKSSGFMIFSTIDHQKVGANLKGAKTIEFGMPDMIKGLLQMDPEAGLGMPGRMYVWERSDGKTVVSYRKPSSDFSKHGDEKLTAMGNMMNGTWDMIAEEATKK from the coding sequence ATGAAACGTACTTCTTTCCGGTCGGCACTCATCTTGGTCGCGGCGATTTCATCGCTGACACTGAGCGGACTTTCCTTTGCCGCAGACGCGGACCGCGTGGACAAGGTTTCCAACAAGGATTTCGTGGCCACGGCAAAAACCATCGAGGCAACCCTCAAGAGCAGCGGCTTTATGATTTTCAGCACCATCGACCATCAGAAGGTCGGGGCCAACCTCAAAGGCGCCAAGACCATCGAATTCGGCATGCCGGACATGATCAAGGGTCTGCTGCAGATGGATCCCGAAGCCGGCCTCGGAATGCCAGGCCGCATGTATGTATGGGAGCGCAGCGACGGTAAGACCGTGGTGAGCTACCGCAAGCCGTCCAGCGACTTCAGCAAGCACGGCGACGAGAAGCTCACCGCGATGGGTAACATGATGAACGGGACGTGGGACATGATCGCGGAGGAAGCCACGAAGAAATAA
- the merT gene encoding mercuric ion transporter MerT, translating to MAAPQNGRGTLIAGGLAAILASTCCLGPLVLVALGFSGAWIGNLTVLEPYRPVFIGAALVALFFAWRRIFRPAQACKPGDVCAIPQVRTTYKLIFWIVAVLVLVALGFPYVMPFFY from the coding sequence ATGGCTGCACCGCAAAATGGACGTGGCACCCTCATTGCCGGCGGGCTGGCCGCCATCCTCGCCTCCACCTGTTGCCTGGGACCCTTGGTTTTGGTTGCCCTTGGTTTCAGCGGGGCCTGGATCGGCAACCTGACGGTGCTGGAGCCGTATCGTCCGGTTTTCATCGGCGCGGCACTGGTGGCACTATTCTTTGCCTGGCGGCGCATTTTCCGCCCGGCGCAAGCCTGCAAGCCGGGTGATGTGTGCGCGATCCCGCAGGTGCGGACCACCTACAAGCTCATTTTCTGGATCGTGGCTGTGTTGGTCCTGGTCGCGCTCGGTTTTCCCTATGTTATGCCATTTTTTTACTAA
- a CDS encoding patatin-like phospholipase family protein, which translates to MEVGFYRAIRDLGLPVDFIIGSSIGALNGACLGAGMRPEKVAELWCGFRRREALRINLRGLLAPWRYAAFFDLDPLRRRLREVLPVTRFEDLSVPLIVVTTDLQEGEPAYWSGTGDIVEPVIASLSLPGVFAPVEMEGRQFVDGGIANNVPLDKAVELGARTILMIRCTCCEPSLKPFRGIARVLVRSFSIALERKFAAELDHFGALVRLHSVQPRFPHEIDLLDFRYSGELIDAAYRQTIEYFTAPVAGADSLVCPSNTIPSEGVAPN; encoded by the coding sequence ATGGAGGTGGGGTTCTACCGGGCGATCCGCGACTTGGGCTTACCCGTCGATTTCATCATCGGCAGCTCGATCGGCGCGCTCAACGGCGCATGTCTTGGCGCCGGCATGCGGCCGGAAAAGGTAGCGGAGCTATGGTGCGGTTTCCGGCGGCGCGAGGCGCTGCGCATCAACCTGCGGGGCCTGCTTGCGCCCTGGCGGTATGCGGCGTTTTTCGATCTTGATCCGCTGCGCCGGCGGTTGCGCGAGGTGCTTCCCGTGACACGGTTCGAGGATTTGTCCGTGCCGCTGATCGTCGTCACCACCGATCTGCAGGAGGGAGAGCCAGCCTACTGGAGCGGGACAGGGGACATCGTCGAACCGGTTATCGCAAGCTTGAGCCTGCCCGGAGTGTTTGCACCGGTGGAAATGGAAGGCCGCCAGTTCGTGGATGGCGGGATCGCCAACAACGTGCCGCTGGACAAGGCCGTCGAGCTGGGTGCCCGAACAATCCTGATGATTCGATGCACATGCTGCGAGCCTTCTTTGAAGCCGTTTCGGGGAATCGCTCGTGTGCTGGTGCGCAGCTTTTCGATTGCACTCGAACGCAAATTTGCGGCCGAGCTTGACCACTTCGGCGCGCTGGTGCGACTGCATAGCGTGCAGCCCCGCTTCCCGCACGAGATCGACTTGCTGGATTTTCGCTACTCGGGCGAACTGATCGATGCGGCTTACCGCCAGACGATCGAATACTTCACGGCACCGGTTGCTGGCGCAGACAGTCTTGTCTGTCCCAGCAACACGATCCCCTCCGAAGGCGTGGCACCAAACTGA
- the merB gene encoding organomercurial lyase: protein MDISNESRLELKAAVTRAQQKLGDEFPLQARIEGAQPTLQAAYAGILGHWVREAAPPAAGIAPQAVLDALSAMDAIVSDEQGIGCYPFSARKTEIRVHFSGRNVHAMCAIDALAIPRMVRHASRITARCVVCRCHLTCAVAANGSVEKENQNPEAARVVWEPGAGGGQACCIRLCAGIGFVCRHCTVSPDALTFSLPQAAAVGNAFFAFQRRLLEQYPT, encoded by the coding sequence ATGGACATATCGAACGAATCGCGACTTGAACTCAAAGCGGCGGTGACGCGTGCGCAGCAGAAGCTGGGGGACGAATTTCCGTTGCAGGCGCGGATCGAAGGCGCGCAGCCCACGCTGCAGGCGGCTTACGCCGGGATTCTCGGCCATTGGGTACGCGAAGCGGCACCGCCTGCAGCGGGGATTGCGCCGCAAGCGGTGCTCGACGCGCTTTCCGCGATGGACGCCATAGTCAGCGACGAGCAAGGCATCGGCTGCTACCCCTTTAGCGCCCGCAAGACTGAAATCCGCGTTCATTTCTCCGGCCGGAACGTCCATGCCATGTGCGCGATCGATGCGCTCGCAATCCCGCGCATGGTGCGGCACGCCTCGCGCATCACAGCCCGGTGCGTGGTATGCCGCTGCCACCTTACCTGCGCGGTGGCGGCGAACGGCAGTGTCGAGAAGGAGAATCAGAATCCCGAGGCCGCGCGCGTTGTCTGGGAACCCGGTGCGGGAGGAGGACAAGCATGCTGCATCCGCCTGTGCGCCGGTATCGGTTTTGTCTGCCGGCATTGCACGGTATCCCCAGATGCGCTCACCTTTTCTCTGCCGCAAGCGGCAGCCGTGGGCAATGCCTTTTTCGCGTTCCAGAGGAGGCTGCTTGAGCAATATCCTACGTGA